In Streptomyces sp. NBC_00878, a single window of DNA contains:
- a CDS encoding alpha/beta fold hydrolase — MSASYRQPGVVLSDRRFTVPLDHDNPSGETIELYAREVVGSDKADQDLPWLVFLQGGPGFGASRFVGKQAWLGRALKDYRVLLLDQRGTGNSTPANRQTLPLRGGPREQADYLALFRADSIVRDCEAIRPAVTGGAPWAVLGQSFGGFCATHYLSSAPEGLSTALITGGLPTLDGHADDVYRAAYPRIERKVVAHYARYPQDVERARRIAEHLLRHEPVLNGGYRLTVEAFQSLGIVLGGSEGSHRLHYLLENAFVRTAQGPVLSDAFQEDVQSVLSYAGHPLYALVHEACYAQGDRPTAWSAERVRADFPQFDAAKSLAGDGPVIFTGESVHPWTFDCDPALRPLRETADLLAERTDWAPLYDPDRLAANEVPVAAAVYHDDMYVDADHALRTARTIRGLRTYVTDEFEHDGVRAGGPRVLDRLIALARDEV, encoded by the coding sequence TTGAGTGCCAGCTACCGTCAGCCCGGTGTCGTCCTCAGCGACCGCCGTTTCACCGTGCCCCTCGATCACGACAACCCCTCCGGGGAGACGATCGAGCTGTACGCCCGTGAAGTGGTCGGCAGCGACAAGGCGGACCAGGATCTGCCCTGGCTGGTGTTCCTCCAGGGCGGCCCCGGCTTCGGCGCCAGCCGTTTCGTCGGCAAACAGGCCTGGCTCGGCCGCGCCCTCAAGGACTACCGCGTCCTGCTGCTCGACCAGCGCGGCACCGGCAACTCCACGCCCGCCAACCGGCAGACCCTCCCGCTGCGCGGCGGCCCCCGCGAACAGGCCGACTATCTCGCGCTGTTCCGCGCCGACTCCATCGTCCGCGACTGCGAGGCCATCCGGCCGGCCGTCACCGGCGGCGCCCCCTGGGCCGTCCTCGGCCAGAGCTTCGGCGGCTTCTGCGCGACCCACTACCTCTCCAGCGCGCCCGAGGGCCTCAGCACCGCCCTGATCACCGGCGGCCTGCCCACCCTCGACGGGCACGCCGACGACGTGTACCGGGCCGCGTACCCGCGCATCGAGCGCAAGGTCGTCGCCCACTACGCGCGCTACCCCCAGGACGTCGAGCGGGCCCGGCGCATCGCCGAACACCTCCTGCGGCACGAGCCCGTCCTGAACGGCGGCTACCGCCTCACCGTCGAGGCCTTCCAGTCCCTCGGCATCGTCCTCGGCGGCAGCGAGGGCAGCCACCGACTGCACTACCTCCTGGAGAACGCCTTCGTCCGCACGGCCCAGGGCCCGGTCCTCTCCGACGCCTTCCAGGAGGACGTCCAGTCCGTCCTCTCGTACGCAGGCCACCCGCTGTACGCACTGGTCCACGAGGCCTGCTACGCCCAGGGTGACCGCCCCACCGCCTGGTCGGCCGAGCGGGTCCGCGCCGACTTCCCGCAGTTCGACGCGGCCAAGAGCCTCGCCGGCGACGGCCCGGTGATCTTCACGGGCGAGTCCGTCCACCCCTGGACCTTCGACTGCGACCCCGCCCTGCGCCCCCTCCGCGAGACCGCCGACCTCCTCGCCGAACGCACCGACTGGGCCCCGCTGTACGACCCCGACCGCCTCGCCGCCAACGAGGTCCCCGTCGCCGCGGCCGTCTACCACGACGACATGTACGTCGACGCCGACCACGCCCTGCGCACCGCCCGCACCATCCGAGGCCTGCGCACGTACGTGACCGACGAGTTCGAGCACGACGGGGTACGGGCGGGCGGCCCGCGGGTCCTGGACCGGCTGATCGCCCTTGCGAGGGACGAGGTCTGA
- a CDS encoding beta-ketoacyl synthase, with translation MTIRTDTAVTGLGLVSPAGVGVRRNWSEVCEARGTAAAVDPELEGMPVPLACRVPDFDADELLGGRRAHRLDRFVQFALVAAREAVADSGLDPATWDGARVGVVLGNAGAGIHTYEAQHRVMLDEKPQRVTPLLLAMYLPNMLAGQVAIEFGATGPNLVVATACASGSTAIATACDLLALGRCDVVIAGGSEAMVTPLAMSGFANMGALSRRIEDPGGASRPFDADRDGFVAGEGAGLLVLERAADARARGARVRARIVGHGSTADAHHITAPHPDGRGLEQALRLALADAGASARDVSYVNAHGTSTPLNDLVEARTLGRVLPGGPLVSSTKGVTGHLLGAAGAIEAAYTVLAIEHGLVPPTANLRTQDPEIDINVVGTPTPHDMDLALSNSMGFGGQNAVLALSRA, from the coding sequence ATGACGATCCGCACCGACACGGCCGTCACCGGTCTCGGGCTCGTCTCTCCGGCCGGAGTCGGAGTGCGGCGCAACTGGTCCGAGGTGTGCGAGGCCCGGGGCACCGCGGCGGCCGTCGATCCCGAACTGGAGGGCATGCCGGTTCCCCTGGCGTGCCGCGTGCCGGACTTCGACGCCGACGAGTTGCTGGGCGGACGGCGGGCCCACCGCCTGGACCGCTTCGTCCAGTTCGCCCTCGTCGCGGCACGCGAGGCCGTGGCCGACTCCGGCCTGGACCCGGCCACTTGGGACGGCGCACGGGTGGGGGTCGTGCTGGGCAACGCCGGAGCCGGCATCCACACCTATGAGGCGCAGCACCGGGTGATGCTCGACGAGAAGCCCCAGCGGGTGACGCCCCTGCTGCTCGCCATGTATCTGCCCAACATGCTGGCGGGGCAGGTGGCGATCGAGTTCGGGGCCACGGGTCCGAACCTCGTGGTGGCCACGGCGTGCGCCTCCGGGAGCACGGCCATAGCCACCGCGTGCGACCTGCTGGCCCTCGGGCGCTGTGACGTCGTCATCGCCGGTGGCAGCGAGGCGATGGTCACCCCGCTGGCGATGTCCGGATTCGCGAACATGGGGGCCCTCTCACGACGGATCGAGGACCCCGGGGGCGCTTCCCGGCCCTTCGACGCCGACCGCGACGGCTTCGTCGCGGGCGAGGGGGCGGGACTGCTCGTCCTGGAGCGCGCCGCGGACGCCCGTGCCCGCGGTGCGCGGGTCCGGGCCCGGATCGTCGGGCACGGCTCGACCGCGGACGCCCACCACATCACCGCGCCGCACCCGGACGGCCGGGGTCTGGAACAGGCGTTGCGGCTGGCGCTCGCCGACGCCGGAGCGAGCGCGCGAGACGTTTCGTACGTCAACGCGCACGGCACCTCGACTCCGCTGAACGACCTGGTGGAAGCCAGGACGCTGGGCCGGGTCCTGCCCGGCGGCCCGCTCGTCAGTTCCACGAAAGGAGTCACCGGTCATCTCCTGGGAGCGGCCGGGGCGATCGAGGCCGCCTACACCGTGCTCGCCATCGAGCACGGTCTGGTCCCGCCCACCGCCAACCTCCGCACACAGGACCCGGAGATCGACATCAACGTGGTGGGGACCCCGACCCCGCACGACATGGATCTGGCGCTCAGCAACTCCATGGGCTTCGGCGGCCAGAACGCGGTCCTGGCGCTGAGCCGGGCGTGA
- a CDS encoding L-rhamnose mutarotase, protein MQRVCFLLKVREDRLDEYRERHAAVWPDMLDALSATGWHNYSLFLREDGLLVGYLETEDFAAAQAGMAAAEVNARWQAEMAPFFESLDGARPDEAMKPLTEVFHLA, encoded by the coding sequence ATGCAGCGCGTCTGTTTCCTGCTCAAGGTCCGCGAGGACCGGCTCGACGAGTACCGCGAACGGCACGCCGCCGTGTGGCCCGACATGCTCGACGCACTCTCGGCCACTGGCTGGCACAACTACTCGCTCTTCCTCCGCGAAGACGGCCTGCTGGTCGGATACTTGGAGACCGAGGACTTCGCGGCCGCGCAGGCAGGCATGGCGGCCGCGGAGGTCAACGCCCGTTGGCAGGCCGAGATGGCGCCGTTCTTCGAATCGCTGGACGGCGCCAGGCCCGACGAAGCCATGAAACCCCTCACCGAGGTGTTCCACCTCGCCTGA
- a CDS encoding beta-ketoacyl-ACP synthase III has translation MTYRSPRAAVLTGLGSWLPPDTVTNADLEATLDTNDAWIRSRTGIANRHRVSPGMSTSDLAVEAGLRALKSARSDQADAVVLATSTPDELCPATAPDVASRIGLPGVAAFDVSAVCAGFVYGLATAAGLIATGVAERVLLIGAEAFTTLVDPADRTTAAIFGDGAGAVVLRAGDPDEPGALISLVLGSDGGGSELLTVPAGGARRREPTEHHSRYLTMQGREIFRFAVRHMTSACRTAAEQTGWPLSDIDRLVAHQANARISNALGDALGVPPESRASNIEHVGNTASASIPLLLDEDNASGALTEGQRVLITAFGGGLAWGAATLVWPSLTSVA, from the coding sequence ATGACGTACCGATCCCCTCGTGCCGCGGTGCTCACCGGTCTCGGGTCCTGGCTTCCGCCCGACACGGTGACCAACGCGGACCTGGAAGCCACCCTCGACACGAACGACGCATGGATCCGCAGCCGTACCGGTATCGCGAACCGTCACCGCGTCTCGCCGGGTATGTCGACCTCGGACCTCGCCGTGGAGGCCGGCCTGCGGGCACTGAAGTCCGCACGCTCGGACCAGGCCGACGCCGTGGTGCTGGCCACCAGCACCCCCGACGAGCTGTGCCCCGCCACGGCGCCGGACGTCGCCTCCCGGATCGGTCTGCCGGGCGTGGCCGCCTTCGACGTCTCCGCGGTCTGCGCGGGCTTCGTCTACGGGCTGGCCACCGCCGCCGGCCTCATCGCCACGGGCGTCGCCGAACGGGTCCTGCTCATCGGGGCCGAGGCGTTCACCACCCTCGTCGACCCGGCCGACCGCACCACCGCCGCCATCTTCGGCGACGGCGCCGGAGCCGTCGTCCTACGGGCCGGCGACCCCGACGAGCCCGGTGCGCTCATCTCCCTCGTGCTCGGCAGCGACGGCGGCGGGAGCGAGCTCCTGACCGTCCCGGCGGGCGGTGCGCGCCGCCGCGAGCCGACCGAGCACCACTCCCGGTACCTCACCATGCAGGGGCGGGAGATCTTCCGCTTCGCCGTCCGGCACATGACGTCCGCCTGCCGTACGGCCGCCGAGCAGACCGGCTGGCCGCTCTCCGACATCGACCGTCTGGTGGCCCACCAGGCCAACGCGCGGATCAGCAACGCGCTCGGCGACGCGCTGGGCGTCCCGCCCGAGAGCCGCGCCTCGAACATCGAGCACGTGGGCAACACGGCCTCGGCCTCGATCCCCCTGCTGCTGGACGAGGACAACGCGTCCGGCGCCCTGACCGAGGGCCAGCGGGTGCTGATCACCGCGTTCGGCGGCGGTCTCGCCTGGGGTGCGGCCACCCTCGTGTGGCCGTCGCTCACCAGCGTCGCCTGA
- a CDS encoding LacI family DNA-binding transcriptional regulator, whose amino-acid sequence MAQSVGIKDVARVAGVSVGTVSNVINRPDTVASETRARVLSAIDRLGYVRSESARQLRAGRSRIMGLLVLDMGNPFFVDVARGAERAAREAGLGVMVCNSAQSPGEEADYLSLFAEQRVRGVLLTPADATGRNIETFRRHGIPFVLVDRVAEGTTECSVSVDDVAGGALAVRHLIDAGHRSIAYVSGPPGLNQVRDRRTGSLNALGEAGLGPEHLRELPTERLDVAAGRDAGARLLGLADRPTAVFCANDLLALGVLQAMFAAGVSVPDDLAIVGYDDIEFAAAAAVPLTSVRQPAVTMGALAASLLLEETEAETAPTPHEHQRVVLQPELVVRRSSLPPR is encoded by the coding sequence ATGGCCCAGTCGGTGGGTATCAAGGACGTCGCACGAGTCGCCGGAGTCTCCGTCGGCACGGTCTCGAACGTCATCAACCGCCCGGACACGGTCGCCTCCGAGACCCGGGCCCGCGTGCTCTCCGCCATCGACCGGCTCGGCTACGTCCGCAGCGAGTCCGCACGCCAGCTGCGTGCCGGACGCAGCCGGATCATGGGCCTGCTCGTCCTCGACATGGGCAACCCCTTCTTCGTGGACGTGGCACGAGGCGCCGAGCGCGCCGCCCGCGAGGCCGGGCTCGGCGTGATGGTCTGCAACAGCGCGCAGAGCCCCGGCGAAGAGGCCGACTACCTCTCGCTCTTCGCCGAACAGCGCGTCCGCGGCGTCCTGCTGACCCCCGCCGACGCGACCGGGCGCAACATCGAGACGTTCCGCCGCCACGGCATCCCCTTCGTGCTCGTCGACCGCGTCGCCGAGGGCACCACCGAGTGCTCGGTGTCCGTCGATGACGTGGCGGGCGGCGCACTCGCCGTACGGCACCTGATCGACGCGGGCCACCGCTCCATCGCGTACGTGAGCGGGCCGCCCGGCCTGAACCAGGTCCGGGACCGCCGCACGGGCTCCCTGAACGCGCTGGGCGAGGCGGGACTCGGCCCGGAACACCTGCGCGAGCTGCCCACCGAGCGGCTCGACGTGGCCGCGGGCCGCGACGCCGGCGCCCGCCTCCTCGGCCTCGCCGACCGCCCGACCGCCGTCTTCTGCGCCAACGACCTGCTCGCCCTCGGCGTCCTGCAGGCCATGTTCGCGGCCGGTGTGAGCGTCCCGGACGACCTCGCCATCGTCGGCTACGACGACATCGAGTTCGCGGCCGCCGCGGCCGTCCCGCTGACCTCCGTACGACAGCCCGCCGTGACGATGGGCGCGCTCGCCGCCTCGCTCCTCCTGGAGGAGACCGAGGCCGAGACCGCGCCCACCCCGCACGAGCACCAGCGCGTCGTGCTCCAGCCGGAGCTGGTGGTGCGCCGCTCCAGCCTCCCGCCGCGCTGA
- a CDS encoding AMP-binding protein yields the protein MRSHQVEPPLETHFVHILQKRADDDPNALAFTFLEGDLDVVGTLTYGELRDRSRALAARLLRTVSPGDRVLLLHPAGLDYVVAFYACLYARVIAVPLYVPQHRTVSTVEAIARDCAAAAVLTTERGTRRKSLFGADSRSANLPWLATDAAPVTDAPLPTDAQPAADAPLDGVTPLDTDGIAADTIAYLQYTSGSTSVPKGVIVDHTNAVRQCAEAALSWQVDGDSRWVSWLPHFHDYGQIGSVLLPVFAGAQCVLLAPTTFVRRPIRWLRAISRYRGTHTGAPNFAYDLCVEGTTEDERAGLDLSSLITAGNGAEPVQFDTQQRFERMFAEYGLRPDVLCPSYGLAEATLKVTNKTPGEPLAWGTFGTVTPGSPVVELTADKAVRPLVACGTTVADTRVAIVDPKTGHRLPDGHAGEIWVSGPIIARGYWGRPAESTETFRARLRGDGADSHLRTGDLGFFHDGQLYICGRIKDVVIINGVNHYPQDIERTVEDSHPAVRRGHSAAFGVSEGAQESVVVVAECARRDESSPEAVALAIRDAVWRSHELAVTVVVAETGTVPVTTSGKIQRTRCKAGFIEGHLDVRARVEAAPVRSGAKTSDKTSDRTSDRTSDETSTPAERPVLTSAAQVLHQSCRAHIEGWIAGRVLEGTGTVDAREPLSAYGLSSVHMLELHQTLEDWAGVRLPPEWIWEAGSIEELATLVVERLTTSAADLTSGAGR from the coding sequence ATGAGGTCACACCAAGTGGAGCCCCCGCTGGAAACACATTTCGTTCATATTCTGCAGAAGCGTGCCGACGACGACCCCAATGCACTGGCGTTCACATTCCTCGAGGGCGATCTCGATGTGGTGGGCACGCTGACATACGGGGAGTTGCGTGACCGGTCCCGCGCGCTGGCCGCCAGGCTGCTGCGGACCGTCTCCCCCGGCGACCGTGTTCTGCTCCTCCACCCGGCAGGCCTCGACTACGTCGTCGCGTTCTACGCCTGCCTGTACGCCCGGGTCATCGCCGTTCCCCTGTACGTCCCGCAGCACCGGACCGTTTCGACGGTCGAGGCGATCGCGCGGGACTGCGCGGCAGCCGCCGTGCTGACCACGGAGCGGGGGACGAGGCGGAAGTCGCTGTTCGGCGCGGACTCGCGGTCGGCGAACCTGCCCTGGCTGGCCACGGACGCAGCGCCGGTCACGGACGCCCCGCTGCCCACGGACGCACAGCCGGCCGCCGACGCACCGCTGGACGGCGTCACCCCGCTGGACACCGACGGCATCGCCGCGGACACGATCGCCTATCTCCAGTACACCTCCGGCTCCACGTCCGTCCCCAAGGGCGTGATCGTCGACCACACCAACGCGGTACGGCAGTGCGCCGAGGCGGCGCTCTCCTGGCAGGTCGACGGCGACAGCCGGTGGGTCTCGTGGCTGCCCCACTTCCACGACTACGGTCAGATCGGGTCGGTCCTGCTGCCGGTCTTCGCCGGCGCCCAGTGCGTACTGCTGGCACCGACCACCTTCGTCCGCAGGCCCATCCGATGGCTGCGGGCCATCTCGCGGTACCGCGGTACCCACACGGGGGCCCCGAACTTCGCCTACGACCTCTGCGTCGAGGGCACCACCGAGGACGAACGCGCCGGACTCGACCTGAGTTCACTGATCACGGCGGGCAACGGCGCGGAGCCGGTGCAGTTCGACACGCAGCAGCGCTTCGAGCGGATGTTCGCGGAATACGGCCTCCGGCCGGACGTGCTGTGTCCCTCGTACGGTCTCGCGGAGGCCACGCTGAAGGTCACGAACAAGACGCCGGGCGAGCCGCTGGCCTGGGGCACCTTCGGCACGGTCACTCCCGGGAGCCCGGTGGTGGAACTGACCGCCGACAAGGCCGTGCGCCCGCTCGTCGCGTGCGGCACGACCGTGGCCGACACCCGCGTCGCCATCGTCGACCCGAAGACGGGGCACCGCCTTCCCGACGGCCACGCCGGAGAGATCTGGGTGAGCGGCCCCATCATCGCCCGTGGCTACTGGGGCCGCCCCGCGGAGAGCACGGAGACCTTCCGCGCACGCCTCAGGGGCGACGGCGCCGACTCCCACCTCAGGACGGGAGATCTGGGGTTCTTCCACGACGGGCAGCTCTACATCTGCGGACGCATCAAGGACGTCGTGATCATCAACGGGGTCAATCACTACCCCCAGGACATCGAACGGACCGTCGAGGACAGCCACCCCGCCGTCCGGCGCGGCCACAGTGCGGCCTTCGGCGTCTCCGAAGGGGCTCAGGAGAGTGTCGTCGTGGTCGCCGAATGCGCCCGGCGTGACGAGAGTTCCCCCGAGGCCGTCGCCCTCGCCATCCGCGACGCCGTCTGGCGGAGCCACGAACTCGCCGTCACCGTCGTGGTCGCCGAGACCGGAACGGTCCCCGTGACGACCAGCGGCAAGATCCAGCGGACCCGTTGCAAGGCCGGCTTCATCGAGGGGCATCTCGATGTCCGGGCCCGGGTGGAGGCCGCTCCGGTCCGTTCCGGCGCCAAGACGTCCGACAAGACGTCCGACAGGACGTCCGACAGGACGTCCGACGAGACGTCAACCCCGGCCGAGCGGCCGGTTCTCACCTCCGCGGCCCAGGTCCTCCACCAGAGCTGCCGTGCGCACATCGAGGGCTGGATCGCCGGACGCGTGCTGGAAGGAACGGGGACCGTGGACGCCCGGGAACCGCTGTCCGCCTACGGGCTCTCCTCGGTGCACATGCTGGAACTGCACCAGACCCTGGAGGACTGGGCGGGCGTGCGGCTGCCCCCCGAATGGATCTGGGAGGCCGGGTCGATCGAGGAACTGGCGACGCTCGTCGTGGAACGGCTGACCACCTCCGCCGCCGACCTCACCTCCGGAGCGGGCCGATGA
- a CDS encoding acyl carrier protein, which translates to MNGYDTLKKIMIEDLKVSPDLVSPEASLEDVEFDSLTLVELTVILERDLGVDIQDHELSDAATLADMGRIVEDRVAQVQA; encoded by the coding sequence ATGAACGGGTACGACACGCTCAAGAAGATCATGATCGAGGACCTGAAGGTCTCCCCCGATCTCGTGAGTCCGGAAGCCTCCCTGGAGGATGTGGAGTTCGACTCCCTCACTCTGGTGGAGCTGACGGTCATCCTGGAGCGGGACCTCGGCGTGGACATCCAGGATCACGAGTTGAGCGACGCGGCCACCCTGGCCGACATGGGCCGCATCGTGGAGGACCGGGTCGCCCAGGTCCAGGCATGA
- a CDS encoding class I SAM-dependent methyltransferase, giving the protein MTQSDIARRSYVHGHAPAEQQRLIDQAELWRDGLILEGTTLRPGTRLLEVGCGAGAVLATLGNAFPEVRLSGVDIEPAQIDFARGYLADRQVAADLQVADARTLPYEDASFDHVWMMWVLEHMTEDDAKAALREVRRVLAPGGTITSIELDYATIKVGPSTAGLDALMPTLVRAMRAFGQSDAGTQLWGWLDETGFSRIDPGERLFSFRGTEAAPMARYLADSVEGALPAIASLAGIPDEETLREGLSELRAFGADSWLRCVIHKARALA; this is encoded by the coding sequence GTGACACAGAGCGACATCGCCCGGCGGAGCTACGTCCATGGCCACGCTCCCGCGGAGCAGCAGCGTCTGATCGACCAGGCCGAACTGTGGCGGGACGGACTGATTCTGGAGGGTACGACGCTCAGGCCCGGCACTCGTCTGCTGGAGGTGGGGTGCGGGGCCGGCGCGGTCCTCGCGACTTTGGGGAACGCGTTTCCCGAGGTGCGGCTCTCCGGTGTGGACATCGAACCCGCCCAGATCGATTTCGCCCGCGGCTATCTCGCCGATCGCCAAGTGGCCGCCGATCTTCAGGTGGCCGACGCCCGGACCCTGCCGTACGAGGACGCGTCCTTCGACCATGTGTGGATGATGTGGGTCCTGGAGCACATGACCGAGGACGACGCGAAAGCGGCGTTGCGCGAGGTACGGCGCGTGCTCGCCCCGGGCGGAACGATCACCTCCATCGAACTCGACTACGCGACGATCAAGGTGGGTCCGTCGACCGCGGGCCTGGACGCGCTGATGCCGACGCTGGTGCGGGCGATGCGGGCGTTCGGCCAGAGCGACGCAGGCACGCAGCTGTGGGGCTGGCTGGACGAGACGGGCTTCTCCCGTATCGACCCCGGCGAGCGGCTGTTCTCGTTCCGGGGTACGGAGGCGGCGCCGATGGCCCGCTATCTCGCCGATTCCGTGGAAGGCGCGCTCCCCGCCATCGCTTCCCTGGCTGGCATCCCTGACGAGGAAACCCTCCGAGAGGGGCTGAGCGAACTGCGCGCCTTCGGCGCCGATTCCTGGCTGCGCTGCGTCATCCACAAGGCCCGGGCGCTGGCCTGA
- a CDS encoding cytochrome P450: MTQPVAFPQDRTCPYHPPAYESLSRPLSRVTLYDGLEAWLVTGHAAARELFVDRRLSSRSDRPGFPIPSARLAGFREAVPALIGVDDPEHGTQRRMLIPGFTAKRTAALRPRIQETVDQLLDAMEAEGSPADLVSAFTLPLPSIVISAMLGVPYADHEFFEVQSRRLLRSTEVADAMDARFQLEEYFGKLIDRKQHERGHGGDGILDELVHNQLREGKTDRAELIALALVNLAGGHETTANMISLATFTLLQHPERLAELRADPALMPTAVEELLRFLSVSDWLLRVATEDIEIAGTTIRAGDGVVFSTSVINRDADSFPNPDVLDWHRSARHHVAFGFGIHQCIGSNLARAEMEIALRSLFSRFPDLRLALPADEIVLNPGDTVQGMLELPVAWERTRSEGDSAT, from the coding sequence ATGACACAACCGGTCGCCTTCCCGCAGGACCGCACCTGTCCCTACCACCCGCCCGCCTACGAATCGCTGTCCCGCCCGCTGTCCCGTGTCACGCTCTACGACGGCCTTGAGGCATGGCTCGTCACCGGTCACGCGGCGGCCCGTGAACTCTTCGTCGACCGGCGGCTTTCGTCGCGCAGCGACCGGCCGGGCTTCCCGATTCCCAGCGCCCGCCTCGCCGGATTCCGCGAGGCCGTGCCGGCGCTGATCGGCGTCGACGACCCCGAGCACGGCACCCAGCGGCGGATGCTGATCCCGGGCTTCACCGCCAAGCGCACCGCGGCCCTGCGGCCACGGATCCAGGAGACGGTCGACCAACTCCTCGACGCCATGGAGGCGGAGGGCTCGCCCGCCGACCTGGTGAGTGCCTTCACGCTGCCCCTGCCGTCCATCGTGATCTCCGCGATGCTCGGTGTCCCGTACGCCGATCACGAGTTCTTCGAGGTCCAGTCGCGTCGGCTGCTGCGCAGTACCGAGGTCGCGGACGCGATGGACGCGCGCTTCCAACTGGAGGAGTACTTCGGCAAGTTGATCGACCGAAAGCAGCACGAACGCGGCCACGGCGGCGACGGCATTCTCGACGAGCTGGTCCACAACCAGCTGCGCGAGGGCAAGACGGACCGGGCCGAACTGATCGCGCTGGCGCTGGTCAACCTGGCCGGCGGGCACGAGACGACGGCGAACATGATCTCGCTCGCCACGTTCACGCTGCTCCAGCACCCCGAGCGACTGGCCGAGTTGCGTGCCGATCCCGCTCTGATGCCCACCGCGGTGGAGGAACTGCTGCGGTTCCTGTCCGTCTCCGACTGGCTGCTGCGGGTGGCGACCGAGGACATCGAGATCGCCGGTACGACGATCCGGGCGGGCGACGGTGTCGTCTTCTCGACCTCCGTCATCAACCGGGACGCCGACTCGTTCCCGAACCCGGACGTACTCGACTGGCACCGTTCGGCCCGCCACCATGTGGCGTTCGGATTCGGTATCCACCAGTGCATCGGCTCGAACCTGGCCCGCGCCGAGATGGAGATCGCCCTGCGGAGCCTCTTCTCCCGCTTCCCCGACCTGCGGCTGGCCCTGCCCGCCGACGAGATCGTCCTCAACCCCGGTGACACGGTCCAGGGAATGCTCGAACTCCCCGTCGCCTGGGAGCGCACAAGGAGCGAAGGAGACTCGGCAACGTGA
- a CDS encoding BNR repeat-containing protein, giving the protein MKRRTLLATALLSTVAAPGIAGTARAADPGPSVTRTGTTTLDGQAIFFVSYDGLVNNNSFQKNGLLTYKGYQYAAWYAADRNAVIGRRVLGAGTWSTVKVGHTLRYNDSHNVISMGVSKVDGRLHLNMDSHSDGFTYVKSVAGLMDNPAGLTWTASRFGAPQSTLDGLALTSQFTYPQFISTPDGKLQLSYRVAVSGNGRNALAEYNGTSWTSLGEWTSSTGTYTSEHGTSTVRNMYLHGIDYDRNGRLHSFFTWREQNGAVMCNGGGITNHDTGYVYSDDRGRTWRNNAGTVVGTTGGSDKVAVTDAGLVIDALNPDHSLMNQESQFTDSAGRPHAIISYVPGRFGQCTTNYVADRTANGRAFHVRKTSTGTWRKTEIPVALNSSQRTRLVLDKYDNAYAVLPFGRIVAASAASGHTDWTTLFDGAGLNAFGEVVVDETRIAQDGVLSILYQEKSSGTTPSALHVVDFALPA; this is encoded by the coding sequence ATGAAGAGACGCACCCTGCTGGCAACCGCACTGCTCAGCACCGTGGCGGCCCCCGGCATCGCCGGTACCGCCCGGGCCGCCGACCCCGGTCCCTCGGTCACCCGGACCGGCACCACCACGCTCGACGGCCAGGCCATCTTCTTCGTCTCCTACGACGGCCTCGTCAACAACAACTCGTTCCAGAAGAACGGCCTGTTGACCTACAAGGGCTACCAGTACGCCGCCTGGTACGCCGCCGACCGCAACGCCGTCATCGGCCGCCGCGTCCTCGGCGCCGGCACCTGGTCCACCGTCAAGGTCGGGCACACCCTGCGGTACAACGACTCGCACAACGTCATCTCGATGGGTGTCTCCAAGGTCGACGGCCGCCTCCACCTCAACATGGACTCCCACAGCGACGGCTTCACCTACGTGAAGTCGGTGGCCGGGCTCATGGACAACCCGGCCGGGCTGACCTGGACCGCGAGCCGCTTCGGCGCGCCGCAGTCCACCCTCGACGGGCTCGCGCTCACCTCGCAGTTCACGTACCCGCAGTTCATCTCCACACCCGACGGAAAGCTCCAACTGAGCTACCGGGTCGCGGTCTCCGGCAACGGCCGCAACGCCCTCGCCGAGTACAACGGCACCTCCTGGACCAGCCTCGGGGAGTGGACCAGCTCCACCGGCACGTACACCAGCGAGCACGGGACCAGCACCGTCCGGAACATGTACCTGCACGGCATCGACTACGACAGGAACGGCCGGCTGCACTCCTTCTTCACCTGGCGCGAGCAGAACGGCGCCGTGATGTGCAACGGCGGCGGCATCACCAACCACGACACGGGCTACGTCTACTCCGACGACCGCGGACGCACCTGGCGCAACAACGCGGGGACGGTCGTCGGCACCACCGGCGGCTCCGACAAGGTCGCCGTCACCGACGCCGGACTGGTGATCGACGCGCTCAACCCGGACCACTCCCTGATGAACCAGGAGAGCCAGTTCACCGACTCCGCGGGCCGTCCGCACGCGATCATCAGCTACGTACCGGGCCGCTTCGGCCAGTGCACCACCAACTACGTCGCCGACCGGACAGCCAACGGCCGCGCCTTCCACGTCCGCAAGACGTCCACCGGGACCTGGCGCAAGACCGAGATCCCGGTCGCCCTGAACTCCAGCCAGCGCACCAGACTGGTCCTCGACAAGTACGACAACGCGTATGCCGTCCTGCCCTTCGGACGGATCGTCGCCGCGTCCGCCGCCTCCGGGCACACGGACTGGACGACACTCTTCGACGGCGCCGGCCTCAACGCCTTCGGCGAGGTCGTGGTCGACGAGACCCGGATCGCCCAGGACGGCGTGCTGTCGATCCTGTACCAGGAGAAGTCCAGCGGTACGACGCCCTCGGCGCTCCATGTCGTCGACTTCGCGCTGCCCGCATGA